One region of Triticum dicoccoides isolate Atlit2015 ecotype Zavitan unplaced genomic scaffold, WEW_v2.0 scaffold82470, whole genome shotgun sequence genomic DNA includes:
- the LOC119348033 gene encoding uncharacterized protein LOC119348033 codes for MEISLDALLGVQRHKQDLAYRLAHDVSGLLLYLHVQTPQLPWPGPPLKLLPLDIELPAAPFTVGVDLPALDVASFVEIGGRLTLAGSDLGASVGGAVQQLSRQLPAPFHARRRKWEGDAAPPTPVAAVDEGEAGIATERAVEGGVALEGVGEGGSGRVGS; via the coding sequence ATGGAGATCTCCCTGGATGCGCTGCTGGGTGTGCAGAGGCACAAGCAGGACCTGGCCTACCGCCTCGCACATGACGTCTCGGGGTTGCTCCTCTACCTTCACGTGCAGACGCCGCAGCTCCCGTGGCCCGGCCCGCCGCTCAAGCTCCTCCCCTTGGACATCGAGCTCCCCGCCGCCCCCTTCACGGTCGGCGTCGATCTCCCGGCCCTGGACGTCGCGTCCTTCGTGGAGATCGGCGGCCGACTCACGCTGGCCGGGTCCGACCTCGGCGCCTCCGTCGGCGGCGCCGTGCAGCAGCTGTCGCGGCAGCTTCCCGCGCCGTTCCACGCGCGGCGCCGGAAGTGGGAGGGGGACGCCGCGCCGCCGACGCCCGTGGCGGCGGTGGATGAGGGGGAAGCGGGGATCGCTACGGAGAGGGCTGTCGAGGGCGGGGTAGCCTTGGAGGGCGTCGGGGAAGGAGGATCGGGTCGGGTCGGGTCGG